The following coding sequences are from one Eucalyptus grandis isolate ANBG69807.140 chromosome 11, ASM1654582v1, whole genome shotgun sequence window:
- the LOC104427637 gene encoding carbonyl reductase [NADPH] 1, protein MGGNKERARERREQRLQEISLLRTIPYSDHQRWWSKETVAVVTGSNRGIGFEIARQLAAHGLTVVLTSRDECVGQEATRVLREGGLDVAFHQLDILDPSSIQLFVDWIRQTYEGIHVLVNNAGVNFNVGSDNSVESAHMVVATNYYGTKNMIKAMIPLMRPSAVGARIVNVSSRLGKLNGRRNRIDDLNLRRKLGDLDTLTEELIDGTVATFLQQVDDGTWTSGGWPQTFTDYSVSKLAVNAYTRLMAKTLSDRPEEEKIYVNCYCPGWVKTAMTGWAGNISVEEGADTGVWLALLPDQAVTGKFFAERREVSF, encoded by the exons ATGGGAGGCAACAAAGAAAGAGCCAGAGAGCGCAGGGAGCAAAGATTGCAGGAGATCTCTCTTCTCAGGACCATCCCCTATTCCGATCACCAGAG GTGGTGGTCCAAAGAGACGGTCGCCGTGGTGACCGGGAGCAACCGGGGCATTGGGTTCGAGATTGCCCGACAGCTCGCGGCGCATGGGCTGACGGTCGTGCTGACGTCGAGGGACGAATGTGTTGGCCAAGAAGCGACGAGGGTCTTGCGAGAAGGCGGCCTGGATGTCGCCTTCCATCAGCTCGACATCTTGGACCCTTCCTCCATTCAACTCTTCGTCGATTGGATACGGCAAACCTACGAGGGCATCCACGTCCTG GTGAATAACGCAGGTGTCAACTTCAATGTTGGGTCGGACAACTCCGTTGAGTCTGCTCATATGGTTGTGGCTACCAATTACTATGGAACCAAAAACATGATAAAAGCCATGATCCCCTTGATGAGACCTTCTGCTGTGGGCGCCCGTATCGTTAATGTGAGCTCCCGACTGGGCAAACTAAATGGAAGAAGAAAC AGGATCGATGACTTGAATCTGAGACGAAAGCTGGGTGACTTGGACACACTTACAGAGGAACTCATCGATGGAACGGTTGCCACTTTCCTACAACAAGTAGATGATGGAACTTGGACATCAGGTGGGTGGCCACAAACTTTTACGGACTACTCAGTATCCAAACTCGCAGTTAATGCCTACACAAGACTGATGGCAAAGACACTGTCTGACCGACCTGAAGAGGAGAAGATATATGTTAATTGTTATTGCCCGGGCTGGGTGAAGACTGCTATGACCGGTTGGGCTGGCAACATTTCAGTGGAGGAAGGGGCGGACACGGGAGTGTGGCTAGCCCTTCTCCCAGATCAGGCAGTGACTGGGAAATTCTTTGCGGAGAGACGTGAGGTTAGCTTTTAA